The following coding sequences are from one Geothrix sp. window:
- a CDS encoding Re/Si-specific NAD(P)(+) transhydrogenase subunit alpha translates to MKIAVPREIRADETRVALDPESCKKLIALGMEVAVEAGAGTAANFTDQSYRDAGATVVEDAPALFGSAEFLLKVNAPQVRPDGTHEVDLLRPGARLLASIFPTRNLDSVRRMAARNLTAFSTDCIPRTTRAQAMDTLSSQANLVGYKGVLLGAIELPKYYPMFMTAAGTTLPAKVFVIGAGVAGLQAIATAKRLGASVTATDVRPEVKEQIESVGGKYVGIDLKQGASAGGGYAAELSAEDKALQAKMLAEHCATVDVVITTALIGGVFAPKLLDEAIVKSMKPGSVIVDLGADGGGNCTLSQLGQTVVVNGVKIVAPLNLPATVPTHASMLFARNLLNFMTAFWDKEAKRFNLDWTDDILKGCAVTHEGKVVHGPTLKALDQTQGGKA, encoded by the coding sequence ATGAAGATTGCCGTGCCCAGAGAGATCAGGGCGGATGAAACCCGCGTCGCCCTGGACCCGGAGTCCTGCAAGAAGCTGATCGCCCTTGGGATGGAGGTAGCCGTGGAGGCCGGGGCGGGAACCGCCGCCAACTTCACCGACCAGTCCTATCGGGATGCCGGCGCGACGGTGGTGGAGGATGCCCCCGCCCTCTTCGGCTCCGCGGAATTCCTGCTCAAGGTGAACGCGCCCCAGGTCCGGCCCGACGGGACCCATGAGGTGGACCTCCTCAGGCCCGGTGCCCGGCTCCTGGCGTCCATCTTCCCCACCCGCAACCTGGATTCGGTGAGGCGGATGGCCGCACGGAACCTCACAGCCTTCTCCACGGACTGCATCCCCCGCACGACCCGGGCCCAGGCCATGGACACCCTGTCCAGCCAGGCGAACCTCGTGGGCTACAAGGGCGTGCTGCTGGGCGCCATCGAGCTGCCGAAGTACTACCCCATGTTCATGACCGCCGCGGGCACCACCCTGCCCGCCAAGGTCTTCGTCATCGGCGCGGGGGTGGCGGGCCTGCAGGCCATCGCCACCGCCAAACGGCTGGGCGCCAGTGTCACCGCCACGGACGTGCGGCCCGAGGTGAAGGAGCAGATCGAATCCGTGGGCGGCAAGTACGTGGGCATCGACCTCAAGCAGGGGGCTTCCGCGGGCGGTGGCTATGCCGCTGAGCTCTCCGCCGAGGACAAGGCCCTGCAGGCGAAGATGCTGGCGGAGCATTGCGCCACGGTGGACGTGGTCATCACCACGGCCCTCATCGGCGGCGTCTTCGCGCCCAAGCTCCTTGACGAGGCCATCGTGAAGAGCATGAAGCCCGGCTCGGTGATTGTGGACCTTGGCGCGGACGGCGGAGGCAACTGCACGCTGTCGCAACTGGGTCAGACCGTGGTCGTGAACGGCGTGAAGATCGTCGCGCCCCTGAACCTGCCGGCCACGGTGCCCACCCACGCCAGCATGCTCTTCGCACGCAACCTGCTGAACTTCATGACGGCCTTCTGGGACAAGGAAGCCAAGCGCTTCAACCTCGACTGGACCGACGACATCCTCAAGGGCTGCGCCGTGACCCACGAAGGCAAGGTGGTCCACGGGCCCACGCTGAAGGCGCTGGATCAGACACAGGGAGGGAAGGCGTGA
- a CDS encoding glycoside hydrolase family 108 protein, with the protein MSSVLEEALAFTLGNEGGYVNHPADPGGATNFGIIQKNLAKWNADHPELGFPASVRDLTLDQARTIYRSEYWRWDAIGDPAIAIKLFDIGVNCGTGTSIRLLQKAINLLVNPPIDADGKLGPATLGAANAQPPEALMQAICQAQKDHYQSLVASDPSQAVFLKGWLNRAARIPEVVHGI; encoded by the coding sequence TTGAGCAGCGTCCTCGAAGAAGCCCTCGCCTTCACGCTCGGCAACGAGGGCGGCTACGTCAACCACCCGGCCGATCCGGGCGGCGCCACCAACTTCGGCATCATCCAGAAGAACCTCGCCAAGTGGAACGCCGACCATCCCGAGCTCGGATTTCCCGCCAGCGTGAGGGACCTGACCCTGGATCAGGCGAGAACCATCTACCGCTCGGAGTACTGGCGCTGGGATGCCATCGGGGATCCCGCCATCGCCATCAAGCTCTTCGACATCGGCGTGAACTGCGGCACGGGCACCTCCATCAGGCTGCTGCAGAAGGCCATCAACCTCCTGGTGAATCCCCCCATTGATGCAGACGGGAAGCTTGGCCCTGCCACGCTCGGCGCCGCGAATGCGCAGCCCCCGGAGGCCCTGATGCAGGCCATCTGCCAGGCCCAGAAGGACCACTACCAGTCGCTGGTCGCCAGCGATCCCAGCCAGGCCGTGTTCTTGAAGGGCTGGCTCAACCGTGCCGCACGCATCCCGGAGGTCGTCCATGGCATTTGA